AAAATTAGAGAAATATTTACCATCATTGAAGTATACAAAAAGGCAAGTGGCCACaaacaatttaatttttgatccTGGACTTTTGGATGAATTGAGTGTTAAAAAGTCTGCCATATATCGAACTCCGACATTGGAAAACCGAAGGACCATGCAGACTACTCTCAACGTTGTGCCAGCTCTGACAAATACGCGTAAGTAAAACTATCGGGTCTTGAAGATGcaaatatacaattataataaatctAATGTCCACGAATTTGGAATGATTTGGTCCAAGCTCCACTTTCAATGTTGACATTTCCTATTTCATAGGTAATATCAAAACCAAACTAAAGCAGGCACCTCCACTTTTGCAAAATGTAAGTACAACTGAGCTGAAATTTATCATCCCACAGGACTCGGAGGCGCATAGTCATCTTGAAAAACATACCGTACTACCCAATATTTGtcaggagaagaaaaaaaaaacgaaaaagaagcaatTGCAGCGGAGCACCGTTGGTATGAGAGAAATTACTCACAGCTCGtttgattttgaataattttattacttgCAGGTTTCTCTACCTTTGATAAGAACAAACGAGCCATGGAAGTTAAATCACATTGGCAACTCCTTAAACTAAAAACGAACTTGAAATTAGGAAAGGATTGCGAGAGCAGCCCACACACCCAAAGGTTGCACCATACctcagaaaaattatctgGAGTGATGGAAGATACGCAGAAAACATACCAACGCACAAATACTGctaggaaattaaaaaaaactgttaATAAAAATCTCAGTAATAGAAATGGCATAGTACCAGACACATTATTTGCAAAACATTCATTCAAATTGGGAGATACAACTATGCGTTTCAAAATGGAGATGTTCAGAcaagaagaaatgaagagcacagatgtgaaaaatatgaagTGGAACCTAAACCTCGATGAAATGGAAAGTTTGCACAAACCAGAGGTGatagataaatatgaaaagcagaaaaataaaactttatcACTAGACCATACGCAACCAAATGTTAAACCACCGGAATTCGAAATTAAGAATTATTTAGATAAGTATTTGCTGAGGATGAATAAACCGTTGAGTGATAACGACGAGGAAACAACAACACCACATCTGAGTCCACCGATTGTAGCTAATATGTTAGAAAAACTAAATATCCATGACGTTGGATTTTACATAAAtacagaaaaacgagaagTAGCAAATGCAGAAGACTGCTCAGATTCCCATCGACTTCTGACACCTAGAAATACAAGATTATCCCGAACATGTGATGCAGCGATTGGAACACATACTGACAATCGGTCATCGGAAAAGATAATGCTTATGAAACGTAGTCAAAATACAATAcacaacgaaaattttcataggaGTGGCATGCCGTCTGATAATACGAAACTACCGGGAAGTCGGTCACTGATTAGCGAAGAGTGTAACAAATTATCCTTGATTGAACAGAACAGTGGTGGGCatcaaattgatgaaaaagcGATTGGGAACGAGAAtgcatttttgaaaatggCATTAACTGGCCTGGAAAGCCGGTTACCGCAGCACTTGTGTACCCAAATATTGAAATCAGATTTTTTACGCGCAGAATTGTCCGCCAAACCTAGAAATGATTATCATAGTTCGTTAAATTTTAATACTAATTTAAATTCTGGTGGCAAATTGATACCTCATCTCAAGAACTTTTGACCTAATTCATGCGATAATATGCTGCAGAAAAAAGTTATATACGTAATTGAAGCTGCGCTTGTTGGCAATACGAAAAgtgtcgataaattttcagcaaCTGTTAAAGAATTGGAATAGATACGAAACTGGACCAAATAATCTATGAAAAGTGGGCCAAaaagaaggggaaaagaaataattatgcTTGAAGAACAAATCGT
This region of Athalia rosae chromosome 7, iyAthRosa1.1, whole genome shotgun sequence genomic DNA includes:
- the LOC105687059 gene encoding uncharacterized protein LOC105687059; the protein is MADDSSKIDENVDDFSQSQESYAVSSFESIRDANRHSRLLIKWCRSHKENSQASIAAFSSTCSDFANCASIKAHQRLPDSRPTSHIGKKKFGPPHSRTKESLDELSIFIREPEHVKKHIEELSKEKKPASVAAITVNSGRLMKNNASQTSFDFKHFKDPEDVVAEYINLHIYNRTRLEKVDAKKISASVIELHNARKQGCKDLTVAESERSLNNTHTGKCFLHSDKLNTNLAKLEKYLPSLKYTKRQVATNNLIFDPGLLDELSVKKSAIYRTPTLENRRTMQTTLNVVPALTNTRNIKTKLKQAPPLLQNVSTTELKFIIPQDSEAHSHLEKHTVLPNICQEKKKKTKKKQLQRSTVGFSTFDKNKRAMEVKSHWQLLKLKTNLKLGKDCESSPHTQRLHHTSEKLSGVMEDTQKTYQRTNTARKLKKTVNKNLSNRNGIVPDTLFAKHSFKLGDTTMRFKMEMFRQEEMKSTDVKNMKWNLNLDEMESLHKPEVIDKYEKQKNKTLSLDHTQPNVKPPEFEIKNYLDKYLLRMNKPLSDNDEETTTPHLSPPIVANMLEKLNIHDVGFYINTEKREVANAEDCSDSHRLLTPRNTRLSRTCDAAIGTHTDNRSSEKIMLMKRSQNTIHNENFHRSGMPSDNTKLPGSRSLISEECNKLSLIEQNSGGHQIDEKAIGNENAFLKMALTGLESRLPQHLCTQILKSDFLRAELSAKPRNDYHSSLNFNTNLNSGGKLIPHLKNF